The genomic window AACTCATCATCAGCATTTTGCACTTCTCTGCGAACTTGTGTATAATGTTGAGTAATGtatgaaataattttaacaCAATTGAAAAGTCCGAGTTTACTAATCAAACATCTCGTTACATATTGTGGATTTTGCCGATAATTCATATTTTACAAGAATTGCAGAATTTGTATGGcttggaccttttacatctgttatatattagttggtgcATATCCATACCTACGTTGTGTTTTTTTCTTGCTTCTTCAGACTTTCTTCGGTCCTCTAATTTAATATTTCATTGGTTATACATTAGTAAGGCTGAAAAATCATCGATTGTTCTACATTATTGTCGAGGTGGGGGATGTACCTGCAGAAAGAGCTATATTCCAGAAACCTGCATTATTTTTGTCAGAATTCTGTCATGTTACAAACTATGTTTTAATGCCAACAGTATGTGGTAATGTTCTTCTGTACCAAACAgcatttaaaatttgtttaatgTGTGTGATTCAGAGTGCACAACCAGTGActataaaagaaacaaaagagaaaGGTAAACTAGCTAATGTTCTTCATTGGTTTTTTGTGTTGGGTTAATTTGTTAAGAAGTAACAAATTTCATGCAGATAGGTGGATTAATTTTCGCAAGTGCAAGAATAGCAGCAGGAAGAGTCCATAGTCCTTCCCCGCAAATTAGTCCAGAGGCAATTGCTGGAACCATCAACTCTGCTTTCTTGGTGTTAAGTTTGTGCAACAGGAACACAACCAAACTACCCATGCACATATCAATTGCAAAGTATGCCCCTACCAGGAACGGTACAGCCATGACGATCGGTAATGGCATCCATTTCCCAATCTTTTTGGGCAACAAATCTCTTAACATGTTTGTTCCTATTGCAAAAGCAAAGAACCCAAAACAAAGTTGCAAGCAATGTTGGGGTAGTGCTGAGAAACCTTGAACGCCGATAACTGCCATGTTTCTGTAAATTAGTGCATAAGGGGCTTTGAATTCTCCATGCGGGTTTCCCACATCAAATGCTTTGTAGAACAGGAAGAAGCTCAGAGGGCAGCATACACACCCCATTGCAGTGCCAACTACTTGGCATATGAACATTGCCCTGGGAGAGGTACGTGTGCAATGAGCAGTTTTGAAATCTTGCATCAGATTGCAAGACACTGAGATCACAGATTTAATGAGACCACACCCCACAAGTCCTGCCACTACACCATTCTCTTTTCCTGTCACTGTTGCCAGCAAAAATAGTGCAACTTTCCCGTAGTTATATGCCATGTTTATATCAGTGAGACCTGCTCCAAAAGCATTGCAGAATGCAAGAGCCGGTGCAAATATGTAAGCAACAATGATGTAGTACCATTTCAGCTGAGGAAACATGTGCGGGATTATAATTATCGAAATGGTTGTGAAAACACCATATCCAACTACTGCGATCCACATTGGAATGCTCTCCTTCAAGAATGTTTGTCCTTGTTTAAGGTCGCCAGTTGGATTCCCATGCCGATCAACACCTAGTTCTACGGTAAGAAAATGAACTCAACAttagatatatcatatattagtattaatactcttgaaaaattaataaagaaagaGTAAGTCTATGTCTGCTGTTACCATTTTTATGGTTCTTGCTCTTGATTCTTTCATGAAAGCTAAGAACACTTGAAAATAGAATCTTGGTAAAAGTATATACACCATCACCAAGGATTAGAGCAATTGATAGAAAAACCTTATAACCATATAAACCCTTCATGTTAGTTTCTTCTAAGTTGTCAGGATACCAATTTCCTTTAAGCCGGTCGACCAGCGGATAAATGACTCCAAAAGAGATCACAGCTCCAAGGAGCAAAGACAAGTTGACAAGGTGGGAGCAAATCATACCAGCTCCCACAAAAGTCGTGCTAAAGTCGAAATAGAATCTGCATAAAGACAAT from Trifolium pratense cultivar HEN17-A07 linkage group LG1, ARS_RC_1.1, whole genome shotgun sequence includes these protein-coding regions:
- the LOC123894318 gene encoding metal-nicotianamine transporter YSL1-like; translation: MISPTSPLNIHMDFEEKKMEIERDINQNMEDKLPVLGSETIQAEEHWTEHITVRGLFVSMMIGIIYSIIAMKLNLTTGMVPNLNVSAALLAFVFIRSWTKVLEKAGFVSKPFTRQENTIIQTCAVACYSIAVSGGFASYLLGLNRKTYVLSGIGIEGNNPNAVKDPAFGWMSGFLFVVCFVGLFVLIPLRKKLIVDLNLPYPSGLATAVLINGFHTQDDKMAKKQVHGFMKYFSISFLWGFFKWFFSGKEDCGFEQFPTFGLQAWKQTFYFDFSTTFVGAGMICSHLVNLSLLLGAVISFGVIYPLVDRLKGNWYPDNLEETNMKGLYGYKVFLSIALILGDGVYTFTKILFSSVLSFHERIKSKNHKNELGVDRHGNPTGDLKQGQTFLKESIPMWIAVVGYGVFTTISIIIIPHMFPQLKWYYIIVAYIFAPALAFCNAFGAGLTDINMAYNYGKVALFLLATVTGKENGVVAGLVGCGLIKSVISVSCNLMQDFKTAHCTRTSPRAMFICQVVGTAMGCVCCPLSFFLFYKAFDVGNPHGEFKAPYALIYRNMAVIGVQGFSALPQHCLQLCFGFFAFAIGTNMLRDLLPKKIGKWMPLPIVMAVPFLVGAYFAIDMCMGSLVVFLLHKLNTKKAELMVPAIASGLICGEGLWTLPAAILALAKINPPICMKFVTS